One stretch of Rosistilla oblonga DNA includes these proteins:
- a CDS encoding DUF1559 domain-containing protein, with protein sequence MNRAAFSIFSQFCLLCGLASIAVAQPGSDGRMSKEFIPGEAIAMIQIHPRAILQDPAMRLAPIEVASAAGINYVGIDPIDVQSVRLVFGMPGPGGPEFGVVATLDKPIAIESLNPNVIDRENKRDVDGKTFYAIPNSPPNAVLHQISPTQLIFGTEYFVTQMVSDRITGGPLAHLASQTVDNGQAQALIVVEPIRPILSGFVNQALLQAPEELQDLSRLPELLDSIELRYAAKTGFAGDMTLNASDDVSAEEMELVIERTRLYGRDTLLQSIPQLLNEEGPVADSMRAYGVRLTNTLFDMIRPKAKGRSIVINTSDIQVDVASAGMLVGLLLPAVQAAREAARRMSCSNNLKQLALAVHNYHSVYKKLPSNIVDKQGKPLLSWRVALLPYLEENELYSLFRLDEPWNSAHNLPLAERMPALFACPSGPQLPGKTAYQVPLGENLSMLSDTPLLFRDIIDGTSNTVMMVETSPELAVDWTAPEDWTYDANDPLGGLGGHHPGGFHVSMLDGSVRFVTLEIDPELWYKLLTRNGREVVEPF encoded by the coding sequence ATGAATCGTGCTGCGTTTTCGATCTTCTCGCAATTTTGTTTGCTCTGCGGCCTCGCTTCGATCGCCGTCGCACAACCTGGCAGCGATGGCCGGATGTCCAAAGAGTTCATCCCTGGCGAAGCGATCGCGATGATCCAAATCCATCCGCGAGCGATCCTGCAAGATCCCGCGATGCGTTTGGCACCGATCGAAGTCGCATCGGCGGCTGGCATAAACTACGTCGGAATCGACCCGATCGATGTACAGTCGGTTCGTCTTGTATTTGGCATGCCGGGCCCTGGCGGTCCTGAGTTTGGTGTCGTGGCGACGCTCGACAAACCGATCGCGATCGAAAGCCTGAATCCCAATGTGATCGACCGCGAGAACAAACGCGACGTCGACGGAAAGACATTTTATGCGATCCCCAACTCGCCGCCCAACGCCGTCCTGCATCAAATCAGTCCAACGCAATTGATCTTTGGTACCGAATATTTCGTCACGCAGATGGTGTCGGATCGGATCACCGGCGGCCCGCTAGCTCACCTGGCCAGCCAGACCGTCGACAACGGACAGGCTCAGGCGCTGATCGTGGTCGAACCGATCCGCCCGATCTTGTCGGGATTCGTGAATCAGGCGTTGCTGCAAGCGCCCGAGGAGCTGCAAGATTTGAGCCGATTGCCCGAACTGCTCGATTCGATCGAACTGCGGTATGCGGCTAAAACCGGTTTCGCTGGCGACATGACACTCAACGCCAGCGACGATGTTTCAGCCGAAGAGATGGAATTGGTGATCGAGCGGACGCGTCTATACGGTCGCGATACGCTACTGCAATCGATTCCACAACTGTTGAATGAAGAAGGCCCCGTGGCCGATTCGATGCGAGCTTATGGCGTCCGCCTGACCAACACGCTGTTCGACATGATCCGCCCCAAAGCCAAGGGCCGCAGTATCGTGATCAACACCTCCGACATTCAGGTCGACGTCGCATCGGCTGGCATGCTGGTCGGGCTGCTGCTGCCCGCGGTCCAAGCGGCTCGCGAAGCGGCCCGGCGAATGTCCTGTTCAAACAATCTGAAGCAGCTTGCGTTAGCGGTTCACAACTATCACAGCGTGTATAAAAAGCTGCCTTCGAACATCGTCGACAAACAGGGAAAACCGCTGCTCAGCTGGCGCGTGGCGTTGCTGCCGTATCTGGAAGAGAACGAATTGTATTCGCTATTCCGGCTCGACGAGCCATGGAACAGTGCCCACAATCTCCCCTTGGCCGAGCGAATGCCCGCCTTGTTTGCTTGCCCTAGCGGTCCTCAGCTTCCGGGCAAAACAGCCTACCAAGTCCCGCTGGGCGAGAACCTTTCGATGTTGTCCGATACCCCACTCCTATTCCGCGACATCATCGATGGAACCAGTAACACCGTGATGATGGTCGAGACATCGCCGGAGTTGGCTGTCGATTGGACCGCTCCGGAGGATTGGACCTACGACGCCAACGATCCGCTGGGCGGTTTGGGAGGCCATCATCCCGGCGGCTTTCATGTTTCGATGCTCGATGGATCGGTACGGTTTGTGACTTTGGAAATCGATCCCGAACTGTGGTACAAACTGCTCACGCGGAACGGCCGGGAAGTTGTCGAGCCTTTCTAA
- a CDS encoding GNAT family N-acetyltransferase, translated as MLIRDAVQSDLDAIFEILNHEILTGVNTFKLDPLSPAQQQAWWQLHTADAFPVLAAEDSAAALMGWASLSPWSLTAGGYHRTSEVSVWIGEPFRGQGVGKALFAALIDRAHRIGHRVLLSKVEASNQASLALHHRFGFRDVGIMHGVGDKFDRELDVAILELDLRRSN; from the coding sequence ATGCTCATTCGCGATGCGGTCCAATCGGATTTGGATGCCATCTTCGAGATTTTGAATCACGAAATCCTTACCGGCGTCAACACCTTCAAATTGGATCCGCTGTCGCCCGCGCAACAGCAAGCGTGGTGGCAACTGCACACCGCCGATGCGTTTCCCGTCTTGGCAGCGGAAGACTCGGCGGCGGCGTTGATGGGCTGGGCGTCGCTCTCGCCCTGGTCGCTGACCGCCGGCGGATACCACCGGACCAGCGAAGTGTCGGTCTGGATCGGTGAACCTTTTCGCGGCCAGGGCGTCGGGAAAGCACTGTTTGCCGCGTTGATCGACCGAGCCCATCGGATCGGACACCGCGTGCTGCTGTCGAAAGTCGAAGCCTCCAATCAAGCCAGTCTCGCGTTGCATCACAGGTTTGGGTTCCGCGATGTTGGTATCATGCATGGTGTGGGAGACAAGTTCGACCGCGAATTGGACGTCGCTATTTTGGAACTCGACTTGCGACGCTCGAACTAA
- a CDS encoding sialate O-acetylesterase, whose amino-acid sequence MTSIIPTPLTGTPLPRRLFSTLALGLCCLLTSAAPSLGEDPASDKATPAAVVPKDPQQFHLFLLVGQSNMAGRGKVTAEDQKTDPRVLMFDKANQWVPAKDPLHFDKPGIAGVGLGKTFALDYAADHPGVTVGLIPCAVGGSSINVWKPGGFHKQTKSHPWDDCQARTQLALPAGSLKGILWHQGESDAGKSSAPGYQEKLHDLVARFRADLKAPEVPFLVGQLAQFPNRPWSDSKRLVDAAHRSLLESVPFTAFVPSDGLTPKSDNVHFDAASMREFGHRYYKAYQGLQVK is encoded by the coding sequence GTGACTTCAATCATCCCCACCCCGCTTACCGGAACGCCTCTGCCGCGTCGACTCTTCTCAACACTTGCCCTTGGACTCTGCTGTCTCCTGACGAGCGCGGCTCCTTCATTAGGCGAAGATCCCGCATCGGATAAGGCGACGCCCGCGGCTGTTGTCCCCAAAGATCCACAGCAGTTCCATCTGTTCCTGCTAGTCGGACAATCGAACATGGCCGGGCGAGGCAAGGTAACCGCTGAGGACCAAAAGACGGACCCGCGAGTTTTGATGTTCGACAAAGCCAACCAGTGGGTTCCGGCCAAAGACCCGCTGCATTTTGATAAGCCTGGAATCGCGGGCGTTGGGCTCGGGAAGACCTTTGCGTTGGACTACGCCGCCGATCACCCCGGCGTCACCGTCGGCCTGATCCCTTGCGCCGTCGGCGGATCGTCGATCAACGTCTGGAAACCGGGCGGCTTCCACAAACAGACAAAGTCGCATCCGTGGGACGATTGCCAAGCGCGAACGCAACTGGCGCTTCCAGCGGGAAGCTTAAAAGGAATTCTGTGGCACCAGGGAGAATCGGATGCGGGAAAATCATCCGCCCCCGGCTACCAAGAAAAACTTCACGATCTTGTCGCTCGGTTTCGCGCCGACCTGAAAGCTCCCGAGGTTCCCTTCCTGGTTGGCCAACTCGCCCAGTTTCCCAATCGGCCCTGGAGCGATTCAAAGCGGTTGGTCGACGCCGCGCATCGCAGTCTGCTCGAATCGGTCCCCTTCACTGCCTTTGTGCCCAGCGATGGCCTGACACCGAAAAGCGACAACGTCCACTTCGACGCCGCTTCGATGCGCGAATTCGGGCATCGTTATTACAAGGCGTACCAAGGGTTGCAAGTAAAATAG
- the hflX gene encoding GTPase HflX encodes MRDEQRIESLASERSVLVRLLLPSHKSEVDPLAELTGLATTAGTDVVGGLVQRRDKPDQKTFIGKGKVNELKGLIDQFEADVVIFDNDLYPGQTRNLEQALHTKVIDRTELILDIFASNAQTYEARLSVELAQLEYSLPRLKRMWTHLSRQSMGVGMRGPGETQLEVDRRLVETRIHELRESLQKVERRRERQVAARSDNATVSLVGYTNAGKSTLMNALTGADVEAADKLFATLDTRTRRWQLIGWGPVLLSDTVGFIRDLPHRLIASFKATLEEARQAELLLHVADASNPAVLDQIHAVYKVLEEIGIEEKDTLLVLNKIDAIESRQLLERIVDRYPNALTCSAKAGIGLKELSLAVGDALSREFLDLHVDIDPANGKLQAYLSAKGEVLSREMTSEVITVHCRMPRKTLGEIRRTALQVRSGDSRPLPPEPTEDDFRPRKKNETIESE; translated from the coding sequence GTGCGAGACGAGCAACGAATTGAAAGTTTAGCCAGCGAACGGAGTGTGCTGGTGCGTCTGCTGCTGCCAAGTCATAAATCGGAGGTCGACCCGCTGGCTGAGCTGACGGGATTGGCCACCACCGCGGGAACCGACGTGGTCGGAGGCCTCGTGCAGCGACGCGACAAACCCGACCAGAAGACGTTCATCGGAAAGGGAAAGGTCAACGAACTCAAAGGCCTGATCGATCAATTCGAAGCCGACGTGGTGATCTTCGACAACGATCTCTATCCCGGGCAGACACGCAATTTGGAGCAGGCGCTGCATACCAAAGTGATCGACCGAACCGAGTTGATCTTGGATATCTTCGCCTCCAATGCCCAGACCTATGAAGCTCGGCTGTCGGTCGAACTGGCTCAGCTGGAATATTCGCTGCCGCGGCTGAAACGGATGTGGACTCACCTGTCGCGTCAATCGATGGGCGTCGGCATGCGTGGCCCGGGTGAAACGCAGTTGGAAGTCGACCGCCGATTGGTCGAAACCCGGATCCATGAACTGCGGGAATCGCTGCAGAAGGTCGAACGCCGACGCGAGCGTCAGGTAGCCGCCCGCAGCGACAACGCCACGGTTTCGTTGGTCGGTTACACCAACGCCGGCAAGAGCACGTTGATGAATGCGTTGACGGGAGCGGATGTCGAAGCGGCCGACAAATTGTTTGCGACGCTCGACACGCGGACCCGACGCTGGCAATTGATCGGATGGGGCCCGGTTTTGTTGAGCGACACGGTAGGCTTCATCCGCGACCTGCCTCACCGCTTGATCGCCAGTTTTAAAGCGACGCTGGAAGAGGCCCGGCAGGCGGAGTTGTTGTTGCACGTGGCCGATGCCAGCAACCCAGCGGTGCTGGATCAAATCCACGCCGTTTACAAGGTGCTCGAAGAGATCGGCATCGAAGAAAAAGATACGCTGCTGGTCCTGAACAAGATCGATGCGATCGAATCGCGACAGCTGTTGGAACGGATCGTCGATCGGTATCCCAACGCCCTGACCTGTAGTGCCAAAGCGGGGATCGGTTTGAAAGAACTCTCGCTGGCCGTCGGCGACGCCCTCAGCCGCGAATTCTTGGATTTGCATGTCGACATCGATCCGGCCAACGGCAAACTGCAAGCTTATCTAAGCGCCAAGGGAGAGGTGTTGTCGCGCGAGATGACATCGGAGGTGATCACGGTTCATTGCCGCATGCCGCGGAAGACCTTGGGTGAGATTCGACGCACCGCGTTGCAGGTTCGCAGCGGCGACAGTCGCCCGCTGCCGCCGGAGCCTACCGAAGACGACTTTCGCCCGAGGAAAAAGAACGAGACAATCGAGTCTGAATAA
- a CDS encoding FKBP-type peptidyl-prolyl cis-trans isomerase, giving the protein MILTCVACAGPSSGPGPRDPDAPTDFTKTESGLRYRILRAGDGAKPVTTDEVTVHYRGWLDDQTIFDSSYKRGAPATFRLDQVVPGWTEGLQLVDEGGMIELTIPSHLGYGEAGAGGTIPGGATLHFIVELIKIN; this is encoded by the coding sequence ATGATCCTGACCTGCGTCGCTTGCGCCGGTCCGTCGTCGGGTCCGGGGCCGCGCGATCCCGATGCCCCCACCGATTTCACGAAAACCGAAAGCGGTCTGAGGTATCGGATCTTGCGCGCTGGCGACGGAGCGAAGCCGGTCACAACCGATGAAGTGACAGTCCACTACCGAGGCTGGTTGGACGACCAAACGATCTTCGACAGCTCCTACAAACGCGGCGCCCCGGCAACCTTCCGCTTGGATCAAGTTGTTCCCGGTTGGACCGAGGGGCTGCAGTTGGTCGACGAAGGAGGAATGATCGAATTGACAATTCCTTCGCACCTGGGCTACGGCGAAGCGGGAGCCGGCGGAACAATTCCCGGCGGTGCGACGCTGCACTTCATCGTCGAACTGATCAAAATCAATTGA
- the folD gene encoding bifunctional methylenetetrahydrofolate dehydrogenase/methenyltetrahydrofolate cyclohydrolase FolD has protein sequence MTARILDGKAIAAEIRGETAQQTADWIAKGGKQPCLAAVLVGSDPASEVYVRNKQRACERAGIDSQLHRLDASTSQAELIAVVERLNNDPHVDGILVQLPLPAGLDEREVLDVVAPMKDVDAFSPENVGLLVQGRPRFLPCTPHGVVQLLKRCEIPVPGKHVVVIGRSDIVGKPMALLLAARDGSCGPEAANATVTIAHSQSDDLEGIVRSGDIIVAAVGRPEMVRGSWLKPGAVVIDVGINRVGDRLVGDVHFEEASAVASAITPVPGGVGPLTIAMLLQNTLMAAKLKTGEA, from the coding sequence GTGACAGCAAGAATTCTCGATGGCAAAGCAATCGCTGCGGAGATTCGCGGCGAGACGGCTCAACAGACCGCAGACTGGATCGCTAAGGGCGGGAAGCAGCCCTGTCTGGCCGCCGTCTTGGTTGGATCAGACCCCGCTAGCGAGGTCTATGTTCGGAACAAGCAGCGGGCGTGTGAGCGAGCCGGTATCGACAGCCAATTGCATCGATTGGATGCGTCGACGTCGCAAGCCGAACTGATTGCGGTGGTCGAGCGTTTGAACAACGATCCCCACGTCGATGGAATCCTTGTCCAATTGCCGCTGCCAGCTGGGTTGGACGAGCGCGAGGTTCTCGACGTCGTCGCCCCGATGAAAGATGTCGACGCCTTCAGTCCTGAAAATGTCGGTTTGCTGGTCCAAGGACGCCCTCGATTTTTGCCCTGCACACCGCACGGCGTCGTGCAGTTGCTGAAGCGTTGCGAGATTCCGGTTCCCGGCAAACATGTCGTCGTGATCGGTCGCAGCGATATCGTCGGCAAACCGATGGCGCTGCTGTTGGCCGCTCGCGACGGAAGCTGTGGCCCCGAAGCTGCCAACGCAACGGTGACGATCGCCCATTCGCAGAGCGATGATTTGGAAGGAATCGTCCGCAGCGGCGACATCATCGTCGCTGCCGTCGGTCGACCTGAAATGGTTCGCGGATCGTGGCTCAAGCCCGGCGCGGTCGTGATCGATGTCGGCATCAATCGCGTCGGCGATCGCTTAGTCGGTGACGTCCACTTCGAAGAAGCGAGCGCCGTCGCCAGCGCAATCACTCCGGTTCCCGGTGGCGTCGGTCCGCTGACGATCGCGATGTTGTTGCAAAACACGTTGATGGCCGCAAAACTGAAAACCGGCGAAGCGTGA
- a CDS encoding NADPH-dependent assimilatory sulfite reductase hemoprotein subunit, with product MSTDAPKLSPVEGFKDESRYLRGTIPDELQADTDHFGKGDLQLLKFHGTYQQDDRDSRKSPGGKTYSFMIRTRIPSGVLTSDQFLAHLDLCDEFGNSTMKLTTRQAIQLHGVPKTDLKTTIARINECGLSTLAACGDVNRNVMCCPAKRSDSIHDQIQSAAMDLAMHLAPRTISYRQCWLVDDETGEKQLLQDEKSPEEVEPIYGKTYLPRKFKIGIALPEDNCIDVYTQDLGMIAVVRDGKVIGYNFTVGGGMGTTPSAAKTFPALGKRMAFVKAEDVLKVAEAVVIVQRDNGNRADRKVARLKYLIAEWGIEKFRDAVEKHLGAPLDDCTEDDVYGFDDHIGWQDQGDGKWSYGLNVENGRLSDGPERQWKACFREICSELKPEIRLTSHQSAILCDIAPEDKPKLTEILKKHGIPVSEEVSTVRRWSMACVGLPTCGLSITESERALPQMIDELEAPLAKLGLDKDAFTIRMTGCPNGCARPYNADIGLVGKAKGKYTVFVGGALLGNRLNFIFRDLVPTEEVPSTLVSVFTAYKNYRQESETLGDFCARVGKDELEKLCSTPA from the coding sequence ATGTCCACCGATGCTCCCAAGCTGAGCCCCGTCGAAGGTTTCAAGGACGAATCTCGTTATCTTCGCGGCACGATCCCAGACGAACTACAAGCGGACACCGACCACTTTGGCAAAGGCGATTTGCAGCTGTTGAAGTTCCACGGCACGTACCAACAGGACGATCGCGATTCCCGCAAATCGCCGGGCGGGAAAACCTATTCGTTCATGATTCGCACCCGCATCCCGTCGGGCGTGCTCACTTCGGACCAGTTCCTGGCTCACTTGGATCTCTGTGACGAATTCGGCAATTCGACGATGAAGCTGACCACGCGTCAGGCGATTCAGTTGCACGGCGTCCCGAAAACCGATCTGAAGACAACGATTGCGCGGATCAACGAGTGTGGTCTGTCGACTCTTGCTGCTTGCGGCGACGTCAATCGCAACGTGATGTGTTGCCCAGCCAAACGCAGCGACAGCATCCACGATCAGATCCAATCGGCCGCGATGGACCTGGCGATGCACTTGGCACCACGCACGATCTCTTACCGCCAATGCTGGTTGGTCGACGATGAGACGGGCGAGAAGCAGTTGCTGCAGGACGAGAAGTCGCCCGAAGAAGTCGAACCGATCTACGGCAAGACCTATCTGCCGCGGAAGTTCAAGATCGGGATCGCACTGCCCGAGGACAACTGTATCGACGTCTATACCCAGGACCTGGGGATGATCGCTGTCGTTCGCGATGGCAAGGTGATCGGATACAACTTCACCGTCGGTGGCGGCATGGGCACAACTCCATCGGCCGCGAAGACCTTCCCGGCGTTGGGAAAACGGATGGCATTTGTCAAAGCCGAAGATGTCCTGAAGGTCGCCGAAGCGGTTGTGATCGTCCAACGCGACAACGGCAACCGGGCCGACCGCAAGGTCGCTCGCCTGAAGTACTTGATCGCCGAGTGGGGAATCGAAAAATTCCGCGACGCTGTCGAGAAGCATCTTGGTGCTCCACTGGACGATTGCACCGAAGACGATGTTTACGGCTTCGACGATCACATCGGCTGGCAAGACCAAGGCGATGGCAAGTGGTCCTATGGATTGAACGTCGAAAACGGACGTCTGTCCGATGGCCCCGAACGCCAATGGAAGGCTTGCTTCCGCGAAATCTGCAGCGAACTGAAGCCCGAAATTCGATTGACTTCGCACCAGAGCGCGATCCTCTGCGACATCGCTCCCGAAGACAAACCGAAGCTGACCGAGATCCTCAAGAAGCACGGGATTCCGGTTTCCGAAGAGGTCAGCACGGTTCGCCGCTGGTCGATGGCCTGTGTCGGTCTGCCGACTTGTGGGTTGTCGATCACCGAAAGCGAACGAGCTTTGCCACAAATGATCGACGAACTCGAAGCTCCGTTGGCCAAACTGGGACTCGACAAAGACGCCTTCACGATCCGAATGACCGGATGCCCCAACGGATGTGCTCGCCCGTATAACGCCGACATCGGATTGGTCGGTAAAGCGAAAGGTAAGTACACCGTGTTTGTGGGAGGTGCGTTGTTGGGGAACCGATTGAACTTCATCTTCCGCGATTTGGTCCCTACCGAAGAAGTCCCATCGACTTTGGTCAGCGTCTTCACGGCGTACAAGAACTACCGACAAGAGAGCGAAACGCTCGGCGACTTCTGCGCCCGCGTCGGTAAAGACGAGCTCGAGAAGCTGTGCTCGACGCCCGCTTAA
- the rph gene encoding ribonuclease PH: MDRPANQIREVSIERHYLKSSPGSVLYRCGETVVLCTASVSTSLPKWREGSGKGWVTAEYNMLPHSTSARKQRDRGGKVDGRTTEIQRLIGRSLRAVVDLEALGELAVNIDCDVLQADGGTRTASITGGFIALVDAVESALPGSKIGDGPIRDYVAAISSGVIDNTVYLDLDYRLDSAADVDMNIVMTGAGRFVELQGTGEEATFDNDQLTQLLGLGKQGIDQLIGLQKQALQR, encoded by the coding sequence ATGGATCGCCCCGCAAACCAAATCCGCGAAGTTTCGATCGAACGCCATTACTTGAAGTCGTCCCCCGGGAGCGTCTTGTATCGCTGCGGAGAAACGGTGGTGCTGTGCACCGCGTCGGTCTCGACATCGCTGCCGAAGTGGCGCGAAGGATCGGGCAAGGGCTGGGTGACTGCCGAATACAACATGTTGCCTCACAGCACCTCGGCGCGCAAGCAACGCGATCGGGGTGGCAAAGTCGACGGGCGGACGACCGAGATCCAACGACTGATCGGGCGCAGCCTGCGAGCTGTCGTCGACCTCGAAGCGCTCGGCGAATTGGCGGTGAACATCGATTGTGATGTCTTGCAAGCCGATGGTGGAACGCGAACCGCGTCGATCACCGGCGGATTCATCGCGTTGGTCGATGCCGTCGAATCGGCTCTGCCGGGCTCTAAAATCGGCGACGGTCCGATCCGCGATTACGTCGCGGCGATCAGCTCCGGCGTGATCGACAACACGGTCTACCTGGACCTCGATTACCGCCTGGATTCCGCTGCCGATGTCGACATGAACATCGTGATGACAGGTGCCGGGCGATTTGTTGAACTGCAGGGGACCGGCGAAGAGGCGACCTTCGATAACGACCAACTGACACAGTTGCTGGGGTTGGGAAAACAAGGGATCGATCAGTTGATCGGTCTGCAAAAACAGGCTCTGCAGCGGTAA
- a CDS encoding HDOD domain-containing protein has protein sequence MRVMFVDDEPQILRAISRMLDCADIDWDFETASGGREAIGALQQEDVDILVTDMRMPGMDGAALLDHVSHEHPATSRIILSGQADRDTMYRAVLPMHQFLSKPCDAQTLRDVLTRTYSIRSLFGNDETHRIVCGISSLPTTPGLLERVVAEANSRNGSIQKLGGLIACDPGLTAKTLQLANSAMFGYNGGEYSATQAARALGIEAMQALVAMLEHSSSIESAPLPDFSFDSYVAHAQRVARVACKIAIKEGWSLQLQREVYTAGLLHDIGRLVSSNHAHTKSPLVAAGPASGNDHFWESEPAIDEISDQKLGAYLLGLWGLPEEIVQAVALHRQPTACPSDRTSAAAVVCAADCIAHEETDPWDDGEIQDCENLFSKLGLPGRLETWRTAVTEEE, from the coding sequence ATGCGAGTGATGTTTGTAGACGACGAACCGCAGATTCTGCGAGCGATCAGTCGGATGCTGGACTGCGCCGATATCGATTGGGATTTTGAGACCGCCAGCGGTGGACGCGAGGCGATCGGAGCGTTGCAACAGGAAGACGTCGACATCCTGGTGACCGACATGCGGATGCCGGGAATGGATGGCGCGGCCCTGCTGGATCACGTCAGCCACGAACATCCGGCGACATCGCGCATCATCCTGTCGGGCCAAGCCGATCGCGACACGATGTACCGGGCCGTATTGCCGATGCATCAATTCCTGTCGAAGCCCTGCGACGCGCAAACCCTCCGCGACGTGTTGACGCGGACGTATTCGATCCGCAGCCTGTTCGGGAACGATGAAACGCATCGAATCGTCTGTGGGATCTCCTCGTTACCAACGACGCCCGGGCTGCTGGAACGCGTGGTGGCAGAAGCGAATTCGCGCAACGGATCGATCCAAAAACTGGGCGGCTTGATCGCATGCGACCCCGGCCTGACGGCAAAGACATTGCAACTGGCCAACTCCGCGATGTTCGGATACAACGGCGGCGAATACAGCGCCACGCAGGCGGCTCGCGCCCTCGGCATCGAAGCGATGCAGGCGTTGGTCGCAATGCTGGAGCACTCCTCATCGATCGAATCCGCTCCCCTGCCCGACTTCTCTTTCGATAGCTACGTCGCTCATGCCCAGCGGGTGGCGCGAGTGGCTTGCAAAATCGCGATCAAAGAAGGCTGGTCGCTGCAGTTGCAGCGCGAGGTTTATACCGCGGGTCTGCTGCACGATATCGGTCGCTTGGTTTCCAGCAACCATGCCCACACCAAGTCTCCGCTGGTCGCGGCGGGCCCAGCATCGGGGAACGATCACTTCTGGGAATCCGAACCGGCGATCGACGAAATCAGCGATCAGAAACTGGGAGCGTACCTGCTGGGACTGTGGGGACTTCCCGAAGAGATCGTGCAAGCTGTCGCGCTGCACCGCCAACCGACCGCCTGCCCCTCCGACCGGACATCGGCTGCCGCCGTGGTGTGCGCGGCCGACTGCATCGCGCACGAAGAAACCGATCCTTGGGACGATGGCGAGATCCAAGATTGTGAAAACTTATTTTCGAAGTTAGGCCTTCCCGGAAGGCTGGAAACTTGGCGTACTGCCGTCACCGAAGAGGAATAA
- a CDS encoding HD domain-containing phosphohydrolase, which translates to MTLRVLFVDDNQKVLNSIARQFEGVLDYETANGPHEAIELLDPENPFAVVVSDMRMPKMNGAELLTHVRKVSPETVRIMLSGYADLQATIQAVNEGNIARFLSKPCPRELLERAIREGLDQYQLVTGQRELLEGTLQGSVTVLCAILSLVHPLAFGRVSQVQRIALAIGDQMQLESIWDLKIASMLFPLGCVSLSERALECMLEGIPVPSEERSAYEQHPSVARAMLQEIPRLDNVAAIVAYQEKGFDGSGLPIDEIAGTDIPIGARVLKAALDFEIAMKQTSDATTALEKLLQSPAGYDPEVLDALRLQIEAGFCQRSQRTVPLAELRTGMVLAADVRLEGGKLVAASGQEVTDSIRRNLETFCEFGQIEGSFEIESVGGAENAECEAVC; encoded by the coding sequence ATGACCTTGAGAGTTCTGTTTGTTGATGATAACCAGAAGGTGTTGAACAGTATCGCACGCCAATTCGAAGGAGTGCTCGACTACGAAACCGCCAATGGTCCCCACGAAGCGATCGAGCTGTTGGACCCTGAGAATCCGTTTGCAGTCGTCGTTTCGGACATGCGGATGCCCAAGATGAATGGTGCCGAACTGCTGACGCACGTCCGCAAGGTGAGCCCCGAAACGGTCCGGATCATGTTGTCGGGATATGCCGACCTGCAGGCGACGATCCAGGCAGTTAACGAAGGGAACATCGCCCGGTTTCTGTCAAAACCCTGCCCACGCGAACTGCTCGAACGCGCGATCCGCGAAGGCTTGGACCAATACCAATTAGTAACCGGGCAACGCGAACTGCTGGAAGGAACGCTGCAGGGGAGCGTCACGGTGCTGTGCGCGATCCTGTCGCTGGTCCATCCGTTGGCGTTTGGGCGAGTCAGCCAGGTGCAGCGGATCGCGCTGGCGATCGGCGACCAAATGCAGCTCGAGAGTATCTGGGATTTGAAGATCGCATCGATGCTGTTCCCGCTAGGCTGCGTTTCGCTCTCCGAACGGGCGCTCGAATGCATGCTCGAAGGAATCCCGGTGCCGAGCGAAGAGCGGTCCGCGTACGAACAGCACCCATCGGTCGCCCGAGCGATGTTGCAAGAGATCCCGCGGCTGGATAACGTCGCTGCGATCGTCGCCTATCAAGAGAAGGGATTCGACGGCAGCGGGCTGCCGATCGACGAGATCGCAGGGACCGACATCCCTATCGGTGCGCGAGTCCTCAAGGCGGCTCTCGATTTTGAAATCGCGATGAAACAGACTTCCGACGCGACGACAGCGCTGGAAAAGTTGCTGCAGAGTCCCGCAGGTTACGATCCGGAGGTTCTCGACGCGCTCCGCCTACAAATCGAAGCCGGCTTCTGCCAACGCTCGCAGCGAACCGTCCCCTTAGCTGAACTGCGGACGGGAATGGTCCTGGCCGCGGACGTCCGACTCGAAGGTGGTAAATTGGTCGCCGCGAGTGGGCAGGAGGTGACCGATTCGATCCGCCGCAACCTGGAGACATTCTGCGAGTTTGGCCAGATCGAGGGGAGCTTCGAAATCGAATCGGTCGGCGGAGCTGAAAACGCCGAATGCGAAGCTGTCTGCTAA